TTTCAAATCCATCTTCGCCAGTATAGCCGGTACGAGATACCATACATTCTACACCTGCAATGTTTACTTCTTTATCAAAATGGAATGGCTTTATCTTTGATAAATCTTTTTCTGTTAACTTTTGTAATATCTTTTCAGATTTAGGCCCTTGAATAGCTACTTCTCCAATTTGATTTGAAATGTTTTCAATAATAATATTAAAATCATCTTTGTTGTCTATCATCCATTTGAAATCCTTTTCGGTGTTAGCTGCATTGACAACAAGTAAATATTTATCATCAGCATACTTGTACACTAAAAAGTCATCTACTACTCCTCCATCAGGATAGCACATAAGAGTATATATTACTTGATTTGTGTCTATAGATGCTATATCGTTTGTTGTTAAGTATTGTAAATAATCTAAAGCATCTTTACCTTTTACTACTATTTCTCCCATATGAGACACATCAAATAGTCCTGCTGCATTTCTTACTGCTTCATGTTCTGGAATTAACCCTTCATATTGTACTGGAAGGAACCACCCTGCATAATCAACCATTTTCCCCCCAAGCTTTACATGCTCCTCATAAAGGGGAGTTTTCTTCGCTACCATTTTACTTACCACTCCTTCCTAAATTATCTATTAT
This portion of the Keratinibaculum paraultunense genome encodes:
- the gcvT gene encoding glycine cleavage system aminomethyltransferase GcvT, which translates into the protein MVAKKTPLYEEHVKLGGKMVDYAGWFLPVQYEGLIPEHEAVRNAAGLFDVSHMGEIVVKGKDALDYLQYLTTNDIASIDTNQVIYTLMCYPDGGVVDDFLVYKYADDKYLLVVNAANTEKDFKWMIDNKDDFNIIIENISNQIGEVAIQGPKSEKILQKLTEKDLSKIKPFHFDKEVNIAGVECMVSRTGYTGEDGFEIYTSKDDIVKVWNAILEAGKDEGLKPAGLGCRDTLRFEAGMPLYGNEISEDITPLEGGLKFAVKLDKEEDFIGKDALKKQWEEGLTRKVVGFELLERGIPREGYEVYKDGKKIGHVTTGYMSPTLKKSIGNALIDINEAKIGNEIDIMIRNKPVKAKIISRKFLNK